The stretch of DNA TGGGACGCGGAGAGCGAAGTGAGCGGCGAGACGGGCGACGACCCGACCGACGGCGACTGGATCGAAATCGCGGGCTTCGCCTACCGCGGCGACTACGACCTCTCCAAGCACGCCGAACACGGCGACGACGACTTCACCGTCTTCGAACAGTACGACGAACCCCGGACGGTCGAGCGGGCCGTCGTCGACCCGGACATGAGCGTCCTCGGCCCCGAGTTCGGCGGGCTGGCGGGCGACGTGGCCGACGCCCTGCGCGCCCTCGCAGCCCGAGAGCCTGGTGCCTTCGACGGCGACGAAGTGACCGTCGAGGTGGGCGGCGACGAGGTGACCGTCGACGCCGACGTGGCGAACTTCCGGATCGAGGCGCAGACGGAGGCGGGCGAACACGTCACACCCCACGTCGTCGAGCCATCCTTCGGCGTCGACCGGACGGTGTACACGCTGATCGCGCACGCGTACGACCGCGACTTGATCGACGGCGAGGAACGCACCTACCTCTCGCTCGCGCCGGAGGTGGCGCCGACGGATGTGGCGGTGTTCCCGCTGGTGGGCGACGAGGCGCTCGAAACGCTCGCCGACGAGGTGGTGAGCGACCTGCGCGGCGCCGGCCTGTCGGTCGCCCACGACGACTCGGGCAACATCGGCCGGCGCTACCGCCGGCAGGACGAGGTTGGCACGCCGCTGTCGGTGACGGTCGATCACGAGAGCGTCGAGCGCGACGTGGAGACGGTGACGGTCCGGGACCGGGACACGACGGCGCAGGTTCGGGTGCCGGTGGCCGACCTGGCCGACGAACTCGGCGCCATCCTCGACGGCCGGGCGGCCTTTGCCGACCTCCTCGACACCTACGAGCGGGTCGAGACGGACGTGACGCGCTCCTGAGGATGGTGGCCGCGCGAACGGGGCGGCGGCCATGACCGCCGGCGCCGAGCTCAAGCGGCGCGCCGTCCACGCTAGCGGGGTCGGCTTCCCGGCGCTCTACCTGTTACACGTCGTCGACTGGCCGACGCTCGGCTGGCTCCTCCTCGCAGGTGCCGGCGTCGCCGCCGGCCTCGAAGCCGTGCGGCTCGGCGTCGGCCTCGACTGGGCCATCTACGAGACGCTCACCCGGGAGTACGAACGGGACAACGTCGCCGGCTACGCGCTCTACATGTTCAGCATGACGGCCGTGGCGCTCGCGTTCGAACCGCACGTCGCGGTGCCGGGGATGTTGATGCTCGCCATCGGCGACCCGGTCAGCGGCCTTCTCGGCTCGAACGAGGCCGGGCGCGCGAAGCGTCTCGGCGTCCTCGGCGTCATGTTCGCCGTCTGTTTCGCGCTCGCGGCGGCGGTGCTGGTGGGGCCGGCACCCCTCACGCCGGCGCTCGTCGCCGCCGCCGTCGGCGCCGCGGGGGCGACGGTGGCCGACGGCTTCACGCCGGTGATCCGGGGGTACGTCCTCGACGACAACCTCACCATCCCGCCCGTGGCGTGTCTGGGTATCTGGCTGGTCCTCTATCCGGTCGGGTAGCGGGGCGGAACAGCCGTGTCAGCAGGACGTGTTGCACGTGGGCGAGTCGAGCGCCACGGGGCTTGCCCCCGAGCGCTTCGGGGGTTCGGCCGGTGGAACGAGGCACGGGAGGGCGCCGACGGCGCCCGTTCGCAAGATATTAGTAGCGAGCCGCGGTTCATAGCGACAATGGACCGGACAGCGGTACTCTCGGCCGAACTCGTCCGCCCCACCCCCGCGGTCCGACGGCCGCGACGACGGGCCCGCTAGGCCCACCTTTCTCCCATCCACCTCGTTCGACGCTCCAGCGATTCTCCGTGAGCGCCCCGTTTCTCATTTTATTTCAATTACAAAAACGTAGAATTTAAGTCTGTGAGGGGTCGAGAAGTCGGTAATGACACGTGTGGCACTCGCGTTCTCCGGCGGCC from Haloplanus salinus encodes:
- a CDS encoding dolichol kinase; amino-acid sequence: MTAGAELKRRAVHASGVGFPALYLLHVVDWPTLGWLLLAGAGVAAGLEAVRLGVGLDWAIYETLTREYERDNVAGYALYMFSMTAVALAFEPHVAVPGMLMLAIGDPVSGLLGSNEAGRAKRLGVLGVMFAVCFALAAAVLVGPAPLTPALVAAAVGAAGATVADGFTPVIRGYVLDDNLTIPPVACLGIWLVLYPVG